A window of Vicia villosa cultivar HV-30 ecotype Madison, WI unplaced genomic scaffold, Vvil1.0 ctg.001554F_1_1, whole genome shotgun sequence contains these coding sequences:
- the LOC131635805 gene encoding uncharacterized protein LOC131635805 has product MDQNCYLLLRLWLTPYNHQLFSLESGSSPKQVSTSFPNLSHHIISNSCNGLICLYTDFSCGRDVFLCNPTTKETRLLPSSSLAIKTKDGMILGVGMGHDHRNKDLIKVVRMWISYHKCRCKNYIVEEYDLRSDSWRIIESANPWSCEFETSSFAMHCRGVYYWWGMVKGLSTTIVTLDVGGGFLNKVALPKDVDISTSSGRYLGVLNECITLVCRNCCDQNSNFDIWAKNGGGNVDSCWTKVRTIENSSPCVPLVFWKGRELLLKMFDKVRSYNVDTKEIRNVNFENEDRGIVDICEAIFCEKSQISVKSLPTVI; this is encoded by the coding sequence aTGGATCAAAATTGTTATTTGCTTTTACGACTTTGGTTAACCCCATATAATCACCAACTATTTTCTTTGGAAAGTGGCTCTTCTCCAAAGCAAGTTTCTACATCTTTTCCAAATCTCTCCCATCATATTATTTCCAATTCTTGTAACGGTTTAATATGTTTGTATACTGATTTTTCTTGTGGAAGAGATGTTTTTCTATGCAACCCTACAACAAAGGAGACGAGGCTTCTTCCATCGTCATCTTTGGCCATAAAAACAAAAGATGGCATGATACTAGGAGTTGGAATGGGACATGATCATAGAAACAAAGATTTAATTAAGGTTGTTAGGATGTGGATTAGCTACCACAAATGCCGTTGTAAGAACTATATTGttgaagaatatgatttaagaagTGATTCTTGGAGAATAATTGAAAGTGCCAACCCATGGAGTTGTGAGTTTGAAACTTCTTCTTTTGCAATGCATTGTAGAGGGGTTTATTATTGGTGGGGAATGGTTAAAGGCTTGAGTACAACAATTGTTACATTGGATGTGGGAGGTGGGTTTCTTAACAAGGTGGCATTGCCAAAAGATGTTGATATTAGTACTTCAAGTGGAAGATATTTGGGTGTTTTGAATGAATGTATAACATTGGTTTGTCGTAATTGTTGTGATCAAAATTCGAACTTTGATATTTGGGCGAAGAATGGAGGTGGTAATGTGGATTCTTGTTGGACCAAAGTTCGAACTATAGAGAATAGTTCACCTTGTGTtccattagtattttggaagggAAGAGAGCTTCTTCTAAAAATGTTTGATAAGGTGAGATCTTATAATGTTGATACGAAGGAAATTCGTAATGTCAATTTTGAGAATGAAGACAGAGGAATTGTTGATATATGTGAAGCTATATTTTGCGAGAAGAGTCAAATTTCAGTTAAATCTCTACCAACAGTGATTTAA
- the LOC131635806 gene encoding WUSCHEL-related homeobox 13-like produces MENFGIHGSNVKFGMTDEQVETLRKQIAVYAYISELLIHKHKHSSARQHLTNDVGVRMFCDSKLIDKLSFRQRWKATTPQIQALEQIYAANPRKPPNKEIIKKITIDLSKYGKISESNVYNWFQNRRAREKKYSSVDAKSKVETTIDSKGKMIEPDELAALPKENLGHQNTQLDSDFLPYFNPEIDDSFAIF; encoded by the exons ATGGAGAATTTTGGAATTCATGGTTCTAATGTGAAGTTTGGAATGACCGATGAACAAGTCGAAACTCTTCGAAAACAAATTGCAGTTTACGCATACATCTCTGAATTACTCATTCATAAACACAAACACTCTTCTGCTCGCCAACATCTCACTAATG ATGTTGGGGTGAGAATGTTTTGTGACTCAAAATTGATCGACAAATTAAGTTTTAGGCAGCGTTGGAAAGCAACAACTCCACAAATTCAAGCTTTGGAGCAAATATATGCAGCTAATCCGAGGAAGCCTCCAAATAAGGAAATCATAAAGAAGATAACCATTGATTTAAGCAAGTATGGGAAAATTTCTGAGAGCAATGTATATAATTGGTTTCAGAATAGACGTGCTAGGGAAAAGAAGTATAGTAGTGTTGATGCAAAATCAAAAGTAGAAACTACAATTGATTCCAAAGGTAAGATGATTGAACCGGATGAGCTTGCGGCCTTACCTAAAGAAAATTTAGGTCACCAAAACACTCAACTGGATTCTGACTTTTTACCGTACTTTAATCCAGAAATAGATGACAGTTTTGCGATATTCTAA